The following proteins are encoded in a genomic region of Tenacibaculum sp. 190524A05c:
- the rlmH gene encoding 23S rRNA (pseudouridine(1915)-N(3))-methyltransferase RlmH has protein sequence MKIKLLAVGKTDDKNLNQLIELYQNRLKHYVKFELDIIPDIKNAKNLSEAQQKEKEGDLILSKLQNTDQLILLDDKGKQYTSIEFSQFLQKKMNSGIKQLVLVIGGPYGFSEAVYKKAGGKLSLSKMTFSHQMIRLFIVEQIYRGFTILRNEPYHHE, from the coding sequence ATGAAGATCAAATTACTTGCTGTTGGTAAAACAGATGACAAGAATTTAAACCAGTTAATTGAACTATATCAAAATCGGTTAAAGCATTATGTTAAGTTTGAACTTGATATTATTCCTGATATAAAAAATGCTAAAAACTTATCTGAAGCTCAGCAAAAAGAAAAAGAAGGTGATTTAATTCTTTCTAAACTTCAAAATACCGATCAACTTATTTTACTTGACGACAAAGGAAAACAATATACTTCCATTGAATTTTCTCAGTTTCTTCAAAAGAAAATGAACTCTGGAATTAAGCAATTGGTTTTGGTAATTGGCGGACCTTATGGTTTTTCAGAAGCGGTTTATAAAAAAGCCGGCGGAAAATTATCTTTATCTAAAATGACTTTTTCCCACCAAATGATTCGATTATTTATTGTAGAGCAAATTTACCGCGGATTTACCATTTTAAGGAATGAACCATATCATCATGAATGA
- a CDS encoding glycoside hydrolase family 71/99-like protein produces MIKKCPPKLVLLGICLFILSACETDDFIENNTTITNTTTPEDVKLYEKWFDSAKLPDIEEVFSEESLISDKQLDAQITIQKSSNSQPVYVHYMPWFQSKETDGYWGQHWTMTNQNPEVVHEDGRRQIASHYYPKIGPYSTKDKDLQQYHLLLMKLSGVDGVIFDWYGMRDVLDFNNIKEGMESFLKQLNKTDIEFAVMYEDRVIHEQARALTPIQISQAKNDLQYIESTYFDMDNYIRIDDKELLMIFGPNYIDEEQDWNEILGSLEEKYNVLTLWGAQDVIGRQNTNGEFAWIDRGHLNTLYGYYNYNVDFNDVIGGVSYPGFHDFYVEGGWKPADSRQWSIDRFDDEPLVNSFVETTKHPVDFVQIATWNDFGEGTMIEPTEEHGYKHVEQLQDLTRIGYSHEDLRIPYYIYKIRKQFPKERYVKFLTKRAYKYAMKGKLSRAKWIISILLMYYGDSYL; encoded by the coding sequence ATGATTAAAAAGTGCCCCCCGAAACTAGTGCTTTTAGGTATATGTCTATTTATCCTATCAGCATGTGAAACAGATGACTTCATCGAAAACAATACAACAATTACAAATACTACAACCCCAGAAGATGTTAAACTCTATGAAAAATGGTTTGACAGTGCAAAACTTCCTGATATAGAAGAGGTGTTTTCAGAAGAATCATTAATATCAGATAAGCAGTTAGATGCTCAGATTACAATTCAAAAATCATCAAATTCTCAGCCTGTATATGTGCATTATATGCCTTGGTTTCAATCTAAAGAAACAGATGGGTATTGGGGACAACATTGGACGATGACAAACCAAAATCCAGAGGTAGTTCATGAAGATGGCAGACGACAAATTGCTTCTCACTATTATCCTAAAATTGGTCCATATTCTACTAAAGACAAAGATTTACAGCAATATCACTTATTGTTAATGAAATTGAGTGGTGTTGATGGAGTTATTTTCGATTGGTATGGAATGAGGGATGTGTTAGATTTTAACAATATAAAAGAAGGAATGGAAAGTTTCTTAAAACAATTGAATAAGACGGATATTGAGTTTGCTGTGATGTATGAGGATAGAGTAATTCATGAACAAGCAAGAGCTTTAACCCCAATTCAAATAAGTCAAGCAAAGAATGATTTGCAGTATATCGAGAGCACTTATTTTGATATGGATAATTACATTAGAATTGATGATAAAGAATTGTTAATGATATTCGGTCCAAATTATATAGATGAAGAACAAGATTGGAATGAAATTTTAGGTTCTCTTGAAGAAAAATATAATGTCTTAACCTTATGGGGTGCTCAAGATGTAATTGGAAGGCAAAACACGAATGGAGAATTTGCTTGGATTGATAGAGGGCATTTAAACACATTATATGGTTATTACAATTATAATGTAGATTTCAATGATGTGATAGGTGGAGTTTCTTATCCTGGGTTTCATGATTTTTATGTAGAAGGAGGTTGGAAACCTGCAGATTCAAGACAGTGGTCTATTGATCGTTTTGATGATGAACCTTTAGTGAATTCTTTTGTTGAAACTACAAAACATCCTGTTGATTTCGTTCAAATTGCGACATGGAATGACTTTGGCGAAGGAACTATGATAGAACCAACCGAAGAACATGGGTATAAACATGTAGAACAATTACAAGATCTTACTCGAATAGGGTATTCTCATGAAGATCTAAGGATTCCTTATTACATTTATAAGATTAGGAAACAATTTCCGAAAGAACGTTATGTGAAATTCTTAACAAAAAGAGCCTACAAATATGCTATGAAGGGAAAGTTATCAAGAGCAAAATGGATCATTAGCATTTTGTTAATGTACTACGGAGATTCTTATTTATAA
- the nadC gene encoding carboxylating nicotinate-nucleotide diphosphorylase, whose amino-acid sequence MISQEQFNTELDLIISNAIREDIGDGDHTSLSCIPADASGKAKLLVKDEGIIAGVAFAKMVFAYVDANLEVETLINDGEKVTYGDIVFYVSGKSQSILQAERLVLNAMQRMSAIATKTRFFMDLLEGTKTKVLDTRKTTPGIRALEKWAVKIGGGENHRFALYDMVMIKDNHIDFAGGITQAITKTKQYLKEKELDIKIIVEARDLDEIKEILSNEGVYRILIDNFNYEDTRKAVELIGEQCLTESSGGINEETIRKYAECGVDFISSGALTHSVYNLDLSLKAID is encoded by the coding sequence ATGATATCACAAGAACAATTTAATACAGAACTCGATTTAATTATTTCAAATGCTATTCGCGAGGATATTGGAGATGGAGATCATACTTCATTATCTTGTATACCTGCAGATGCTTCAGGAAAGGCTAAATTATTAGTAAAAGATGAAGGAATTATTGCTGGTGTAGCATTTGCTAAAATGGTATTTGCATATGTTGATGCTAATCTTGAAGTTGAAACATTAATCAATGATGGAGAAAAAGTAACCTATGGTGATATTGTATTTTACGTATCAGGAAAATCACAGTCTATTTTACAAGCAGAGCGTTTAGTATTAAATGCTATGCAACGTATGAGTGCGATTGCTACGAAAACTCGTTTCTTCATGGATCTTTTAGAAGGAACAAAGACAAAAGTTTTAGATACTCGTAAAACTACTCCTGGAATTAGAGCACTTGAAAAATGGGCCGTAAAAATTGGAGGAGGAGAGAATCATCGTTTCGCTTTATATGATATGGTTATGATTAAAGATAATCATATTGACTTCGCAGGCGGAATTACTCAAGCCATTACTAAAACGAAACAGTACTTAAAGGAGAAAGAACTCGATATTAAAATTATTGTTGAAGCTAGAGATTTAGATGAAATTAAAGAGATTTTATCTAATGAAGGAGTGTATCGTATTTTGATAGATAATTTTAATTATGAAGATACTCGAAAAGCCGTTGAACTTATTGGAGAACAATGTTTAACAGAGAGTTCTGGAGGAATTAACGAAGAAACAATTCGTAAGTATGCAGAATGTGGAGTAGATTTTATCTCTTCTGGTGCGCTTACACATTCAGTATATAATTTAGACTTAAGTCTAAAAGCTATAGATTAA
- a CDS encoding M3 family metallopeptidase: MKKYIFIATIALAVSCNTKESKKETNDMSTSENPLLVKSTLDYGAPDFTKIKNEHFMPAILKGMEIQNEEIAKIAANTEAPTFENTILALEESSKTLDNVTAVFYALAGAHTNDVIKENQKELAPKFSKHQDEILLNTKLFEKVKTVHSNLESLNLDDESKHLVKETFKRFAKAGANLSEEDKAKLKDINAKLASLSNDFGKKLLDASKKGGIVVDNKDKLKGFSEEKIKSLEKDGKYEIQLINTTQQPSLQTLENREVRGELFNKSIHRTDAGEYNTSDLVKEMVVLRAQKAKILGFDNYASWSLQGTMASTPDKVFDMFNNLIPGSLEKAASEVKEIQAEIKKNGGDFKLTPYDWNFYAEKVRKSKYSLDENEVKQYFEINNVLEKGVFFAATKLYGLTFKKRTDIPVYHPDVVVYEIFEEDGSKLGLFYGDFFARDSKRGGAWMSAFVKQSKLRNQKPVIYNVCNSPKPADGEPALISFDEVETMFHEFGHALHGLFGDQQYASISGTSTARDFVEFPSQVNENWATHPEVLNNYALHYKTGEVIPDTLLKKIKDAGTFNQGYSIIENLCSSNLDMQWHTISVDSNVDDVAKFEKEALAKMKLNVDEIPPRYRSTYFAHIFSGGYAAGYYSYLWTEMLSHDAYDWFKNNGLLTRANGDKFRKEVLSRGSTMDYAEMYKTFAGRDPQAEPMLKARGLK, encoded by the coding sequence ATGAAGAAATATATTTTCATTGCAACCATTGCTTTAGCGGTTAGTTGTAATACCAAAGAATCTAAAAAAGAAACAAACGATATGAGTACTTCAGAAAATCCATTATTAGTAAAAAGTACTTTAGATTACGGAGCACCTGATTTTACAAAAATTAAGAATGAACATTTTATGCCTGCAATTTTAAAAGGTATGGAAATTCAAAATGAAGAAATTGCAAAAATTGCAGCGAATACAGAAGCACCAACTTTTGAAAATACCATTTTGGCTTTAGAAGAAAGTAGTAAAACATTAGATAATGTAACTGCTGTATTTTATGCTTTAGCTGGAGCACATACGAATGATGTTATTAAAGAAAATCAGAAAGAATTAGCACCAAAGTTTTCCAAGCATCAAGATGAGATTTTATTAAACACGAAGTTGTTTGAAAAAGTTAAAACCGTTCATAGTAACTTAGAATCTTTAAATCTTGATGATGAATCTAAACATTTAGTGAAAGAAACGTTTAAAAGGTTTGCAAAAGCTGGAGCTAACTTATCTGAAGAAGATAAAGCGAAGCTAAAAGATATAAATGCAAAACTAGCAAGCTTATCAAATGACTTTGGAAAGAAGTTATTAGATGCGAGCAAGAAAGGTGGAATTGTAGTTGATAATAAAGATAAATTAAAAGGATTTTCTGAAGAAAAAATCAAATCGCTAGAGAAAGATGGAAAGTATGAAATCCAATTAATTAATACAACGCAACAACCTTCATTACAAACTTTAGAAAACAGAGAAGTTCGAGGAGAGTTATTCAATAAATCTATTCATAGAACAGATGCAGGAGAATACAATACTTCAGATTTAGTAAAAGAAATGGTTGTTTTACGTGCTCAAAAAGCTAAAATTCTCGGGTTCGATAATTATGCTAGCTGGAGTTTACAAGGAACAATGGCTTCTACTCCTGATAAAGTTTTTGATATGTTCAATAACTTAATTCCAGGTTCATTAGAGAAAGCGGCATCAGAAGTAAAAGAAATCCAAGCTGAAATTAAAAAGAATGGTGGAGATTTTAAATTAACTCCATACGACTGGAATTTCTATGCTGAGAAAGTTCGTAAATCAAAATATAGTTTAGATGAAAATGAAGTAAAACAATACTTTGAAATCAATAATGTATTAGAAAAAGGAGTATTCTTCGCTGCTACAAAATTATATGGATTGACATTTAAAAAGCGTACAGACATTCCTGTGTATCATCCAGATGTAGTAGTTTATGAAATCTTTGAAGAAGACGGAAGTAAATTAGGATTGTTTTATGGCGATTTCTTTGCTAGAGATAGTAAAAGAGGAGGAGCTTGGATGAGCGCTTTTGTAAAACAATCGAAGTTACGTAATCAAAAGCCAGTTATTTATAATGTGTGTAATTCTCCAAAACCAGCAGACGGTGAGCCTGCTTTAATTAGTTTTGATGAAGTAGAAACGATGTTCCATGAGTTTGGGCACGCATTACATGGTTTGTTTGGAGATCAGCAATATGCTTCAATTTCAGGAACAAGTACAGCAAGAGATTTTGTTGAATTTCCATCTCAAGTAAATGAAAATTGGGCAACACATCCAGAGGTTTTAAATAACTACGCTTTACATTATAAAACAGGAGAAGTTATTCCAGATACTTTATTGAAGAAAATTAAAGATGCTGGAACTTTCAATCAAGGATATTCGATTATTGAAAACTTATGTTCTTCTAACTTAGATATGCAATGGCATACAATTAGTGTTGATTCAAATGTTGATGATGTTGCAAAATTTGAAAAAGAAGCTTTAGCGAAAATGAAATTAAATGTAGATGAAATTCCACCAAGATATCGTTCTACATACTTTGCACACATTTTTAGCGGAGGATACGCTGCAGGTTACTATTCTTATTTATGGACAGAAATGTTAAGTCATGATGCATACGATTGGTTCAAGAATAACGGATTGTTAACACGTGCTAACGGAGATAAATTCCGTAAAGAAGTATTATCAAGAGGTAGCACAATGGATTATGCAGAAATGTATAAAACTTTTGCAGGTAGAGATCCTCAAGCCGAACCAATGTTAAAGGCAAGAGGATTAAAGTAA
- a CDS encoding transglutaminase family protein: MNYLRETYFFDYSNEVIQNVISEFKDESLTDKEKTIRMYTKIRDEWRYDPYTISLSKEKYKASHIGQISSGNCVEKSILLIACLRALEIPARLHLGKVKNHIAVERLTEKFGSNELTPHGMVNVELDGKWLKMSPAFNTALCKMFNVDPLDFDGENDSFLQQYNSSGSLFMEYVDDYGHFEDVPVEFMVNNIKEHYPHIFDVDNITEFKL; the protein is encoded by the coding sequence ATGAACTACTTAAGAGAGACTTATTTTTTCGATTATAGTAATGAAGTAATTCAGAATGTAATCTCAGAATTTAAAGATGAATCGTTGACAGATAAAGAAAAAACGATTCGTATGTACACAAAAATTCGAGATGAATGGCGTTATGATCCGTATACAATAAGTCTCTCTAAAGAAAAATATAAGGCCAGTCATATTGGTCAGATTTCTTCAGGGAATTGTGTCGAGAAATCCATTTTACTAATTGCTTGTTTAAGAGCTCTAGAAATTCCGGCAAGATTACACTTAGGAAAAGTAAAAAACCATATTGCTGTTGAACGTTTAACTGAAAAGTTTGGTTCTAATGAATTGACTCCTCATGGAATGGTTAATGTAGAGTTAGATGGGAAATGGTTGAAAATGTCACCGGCATTTAATACAGCTTTATGCAAAATGTTTAATGTTGATCCATTAGATTTTGATGGAGAAAATGATTCATTTTTGCAGCAGTATAACAGTTCTGGAAGCCTGTTTATGGAATATGTTGATGATTACGGTCATTTTGAGGATGTTCCAGTAGAATTTATGGTGAATAATATCAAAGAACACTATCCGCATATTTTCGATGTAGATAATATTACAGAATTCAAATTATAG
- a CDS encoding pentapeptide repeat-containing protein, which yields MNEYYDNETFTKVSFTSEQLSKTDFDSCTFKSCDLSELHINNSEFLECEFIDCNLSNTRLKDSSFKDTHFYNSKLLGVKFYEVDPFLLRMNFKDCQLDYASFYQLKVQNFQFVDSSIKEVDFTQADVQFSYFDNCDLLGSIFEETDLRNVNFKTSRNFSIDLETNKVEKAIFSKDNVANLLEKYKIRLE from the coding sequence ATGAACGAATATTACGATAACGAAACATTTACCAAAGTCAGTTTTACTAGTGAGCAACTTAGTAAAACTGACTTTGATTCTTGTACCTTTAAAAGTTGTGATTTATCGGAGCTTCATATCAATAATTCTGAATTTCTAGAATGTGAGTTCATTGACTGTAACTTGAGTAATACTCGTTTAAAAGATTCTAGTTTTAAAGACACTCATTTTTACAATTCAAAACTTTTAGGTGTCAAGTTTTATGAAGTTGATCCTTTCTTACTAAGAATGAATTTTAAAGATTGTCAATTGGATTATGCTTCTTTTTATCAATTAAAAGTGCAAAATTTTCAGTTTGTAGATTCAAGTATCAAAGAAGTAGATTTTACCCAAGCAGATGTTCAATTTTCTTATTTTGATAATTGTGATTTATTGGGATCTATTTTTGAAGAAACAGATTTACGAAATGTAAATTTTAAAACATCACGTAACTTTTCAATAGATTTGGAAACTAACAAAGTAGAAAAAGCTATATTTTCAAAGGATAATGTTGCTAACTTGTTAGAGAAGTATAAAATCAGGTTAGAATGA
- a CDS encoding YihY/virulence factor BrkB family protein: MSKEIEQSLEKIPVINWLVRFGKQIKIPGLEGLSLYDVLEMYVIGIVKGALTTRAGGIAFSFFMAIFPFLLFILTLIPYLPIDGFQEGLFDLIREGLPPKTFDAVNGVIKDILNNQYGGLLSFGFLASIFLMTNGVNAIFGGFEYSYHVREFRNVFRTYVVSLGVSLLMSFFLIITVTLIILYQIALSKIDDIGWFDTGELNLFYLGRGLLFLIMIYTVVSLLFRYGTKQGKQIKFFSPGALLTTVVSLFTFYLFGIYVVKFAKYNQLYGSIGTLLILMLFVWLNAIVLLLGFELNASIYQLKRRNKTS, translated from the coding sequence ATGTCAAAAGAAATAGAACAAAGTCTAGAAAAAATACCAGTAATTAATTGGTTAGTAAGATTTGGGAAACAAATTAAAATTCCAGGTCTAGAAGGACTATCGTTGTATGATGTTCTTGAAATGTATGTCATTGGAATTGTAAAAGGTGCATTAACTACAAGAGCAGGAGGAATTGCGTTTAGTTTTTTTATGGCAATCTTTCCTTTTTTACTTTTTATACTTACGTTGATTCCGTATTTACCTATTGATGGATTTCAAGAAGGTTTATTTGATTTAATTCGTGAAGGATTACCTCCAAAAACTTTTGATGCAGTTAATGGTGTGATTAAAGATATTTTAAATAATCAATATGGAGGATTACTATCCTTTGGTTTTTTAGCGTCCATATTTTTAATGACAAATGGAGTTAATGCAATATTCGGAGGATTTGAATACTCTTATCACGTTCGAGAGTTCAGAAATGTATTTAGAACTTACGTAGTTTCGCTTGGAGTTTCATTACTAATGTCTTTTTTCTTAATCATTACTGTTACATTAATTATCTTATATCAAATAGCATTATCTAAAATAGATGACATTGGTTGGTTTGATACCGGAGAACTCAACCTGTTTTATTTAGGAAGAGGATTGTTATTCTTAATAATGATTTACACTGTAGTGTCTTTATTATTTAGATATGGAACAAAACAAGGAAAGCAAATTAAGTTTTTTTCACCAGGAGCTTTATTAACAACAGTAGTGTCTTTGTTTACATTTTATCTTTTTGGTATTTATGTGGTTAAGTTTGCTAAATACAATCAATTATACGGTTCAATCGGAACTTTATTAATCTTAATGTTATTCGTTTGGTTGAATGCAATTGTATTATTACTTGGTTTTGAATTGAATGCGTCTATATATCAGTTAAAACGTCGAAATAAAACTTCATAA
- the hisS gene encoding histidine--tRNA ligase: protein MKPGIPKGTRDFSSTQVARRNFIFNTIKHSFELYGFQPIETPSFENSSTLMGKYGEEGDRLIFKILNSGDYLNKVDENLLTEKNSTKVTTQISEKALRYDLTVPFARYVVQHQNEITFPFKRYQIQPVWRADRPQKGRFREFYQCDADVVGSQSLWQEVEFVQLYDSVFSKLNVQGTTIKINNRKILSGIAEVIGAKDKLIDFTVALDKLDKIGKDGVVKEMLEKGISEEAIEKVQPLFDFTGTNNDKLNSLAEMLSSSEEGTKGVEELRFVIDSVAELGLQTSDLDVDVTLARGLNYYTGAIFEVSAPKEVKIGSIGGGGRYDDLTGIFGLKDVSGVGISFGLDRIYLVMEELGLFEAVELPKPKVLFLNFDESESLAKMKAINELRANGVKTELYPDVATSNNQQKKQWKYVDKRGIEFVITSIEDEQLKFKNTKTREEKLLTIKEIIKIVQ, encoded by the coding sequence ATGAAACCAGGAATTCCAAAGGGAACAAGAGACTTTTCATCTACTCAAGTAGCAAGAAGAAACTTTATATTTAATACGATAAAGCATTCTTTTGAATTGTACGGTTTTCAACCTATTGAAACACCGAGTTTCGAGAATTCATCAACCTTAATGGGTAAGTATGGAGAAGAAGGAGATCGATTAATCTTTAAGATTTTAAATTCTGGAGATTATTTAAATAAAGTAGATGAGAATTTATTAACAGAAAAGAATAGTACTAAAGTAACTACTCAGATTTCTGAAAAGGCATTACGTTACGATTTAACAGTGCCTTTTGCACGATATGTTGTACAGCACCAAAATGAAATAACCTTTCCTTTTAAGCGATATCAAATTCAGCCAGTTTGGAGAGCAGATAGACCGCAAAAAGGACGTTTTAGAGAGTTTTATCAGTGTGATGCAGATGTGGTAGGAAGCCAATCGTTATGGCAAGAAGTTGAATTTGTACAATTATATGATTCAGTTTTTAGTAAGTTAAATGTTCAAGGAACGACGATTAAGATCAACAATCGTAAAATACTATCTGGAATAGCTGAAGTTATTGGAGCAAAAGATAAACTTATTGATTTTACAGTTGCATTAGATAAACTAGATAAAATTGGTAAGGATGGTGTTGTAAAAGAAATGTTAGAGAAAGGTATCTCTGAAGAAGCCATTGAAAAAGTTCAACCTTTGTTTGATTTTACAGGAACCAATAATGATAAATTAAATTCTTTAGCTGAAATGTTATCTTCTTCTGAAGAAGGAACAAAAGGAGTAGAAGAATTACGTTTTGTAATTGATAGTGTAGCAGAATTAGGATTACAAACTTCAGATTTGGATGTAGACGTAACCTTAGCTAGAGGATTAAATTATTACACAGGCGCAATATTTGAAGTTTCAGCTCCAAAGGAAGTGAAAATTGGTTCTATCGGTGGCGGAGGAAGATATGACGATTTGACTGGAATTTTCGGCTTAAAAGACGTAAGTGGTGTAGGAATTTCATTTGGTTTAGATCGAATTTATTTGGTAATGGAAGAATTAGGGCTATTTGAGGCAGTTGAATTACCAAAGCCAAAAGTATTGTTCTTAAACTTTGATGAAAGCGAATCTTTAGCTAAAATGAAGGCAATTAATGAGTTACGAGCTAATGGTGTGAAGACAGAGCTATACCCAGATGTTGCTACAAGTAACAACCAACAAAAGAAGCAATGGAAGTATGTTGATAAAAGAGGCATAGAATTTGTAATTACTTCCATTGAAGATGAGCAGTTAAAGTTCAAAAACACAAAAACAAGAGAAGAAAAACTCCTTACAATCAAGGAAATAATTAAAATAGTACAATAA
- the folE gene encoding GTP cyclohydrolase I FolE codes for MFEIHNNMTDDRIDEIGENHVGTSATTPLRADAFDISDEEKIAKIQESVKDILITLGMDLTDDSLQGTPKRVAKAFVNELFMGLNPKNKPKASTFDNNYKYGEMLVEKNIIVYSTCEHHLLPIIGRAHVAYISNGKVIGLSKMNRLVEYFAKRPQVQERLTMQVVQAMQEALGTDDVACVIDAKHLCVNSRGIKDIESSTVTAEFGGKFKNKETKREFLDYIKLNTTFD; via the coding sequence ATGTTCGAGATCCACAATAATATGACAGACGATAGAATAGACGAAATAGGTGAGAACCACGTTGGAACATCTGCAACAACGCCATTAAGAGCTGACGCATTTGATATTTCAGATGAAGAAAAGATTGCAAAAATCCAGGAAAGCGTAAAAGATATTCTTATAACGTTAGGTATGGATTTAACTGATGACAGTTTACAAGGTACGCCAAAACGTGTTGCAAAAGCTTTTGTTAATGAGTTATTCATGGGATTAAATCCAAAGAATAAACCAAAGGCATCAACTTTTGATAATAATTATAAATATGGAGAGATGTTAGTAGAGAAGAATATCATTGTGTATTCTACTTGTGAACATCACTTATTACCAATTATAGGTAGAGCTCATGTTGCTTACATCTCTAATGGAAAAGTAATTGGTTTATCTAAAATGAACCGTTTAGTTGAGTATTTCGCTAAGCGTCCACAAGTTCAAGAGCGTTTAACTATGCAAGTAGTACAAGCAATGCAAGAAGCTTTAGGTACAGATGATGTTGCGTGTGTAATTGATGCAAAACATTTATGTGTAAACTCTCGTGGTATTAAAGATATTGAGAGTTCAACTGTAACGGCTGAATTTGGTGGGAAATTCAAAAACAAAGAGACTAAAAGAGAATTTTTAGACTACATTAAATTGAATACAACTTTTGATTAG